In a single window of the Biomphalaria glabrata chromosome 5, xgBioGlab47.1, whole genome shotgun sequence genome:
- the LOC106058381 gene encoding dynein axonemal intermediate chain 3-like encodes MAESENTETQKTDLVGEDKNVNGNMEKEMTQVEDKEEDSSQREKNISANADSPPETDKKEKKVVKTKVKGKPSKDDIQVEQTQPVAESTEANALPENVFPLFMTSKTQEIYNCKCDEDVTIENPFIMIPKADILEDMRMRAAVCDFHPFKQEILDYPGEDILIMYDYEFKYGQNFVVALTEEAKELLLKSTEEDKTEADSQAAEEEDDTVYLYVPPESKEWVSQGSEKEIDEGILKEGRRKLKVSVKRIRKEFGAAVTFEDRNVSDAKDGSVDCPSSEDRSFAVARIELDKGTQAIHEVTSEGVQTNWTYPRTATVQTYPREFTEQEKLELYDSASCKQFVFSAEYNFHLALQQNEITSVFYIDWHHLGDSDDTFGSKADNHMKEYQSFTDLQFSKDKVITCIQWHPVIKGVVATAVAEKLSFDERIDQSARVIMTPSIILIWSFTDPIHPQLILEAPDDIYSFAFNNTNPNYIAGGCYNGQIILWDITSHADRLKQQRGSNRNKKRTVLPGFEDPNALKTPIIHYCAVSSIDHSHRAPVTDIQWLPDHMQITKMGVPQENITNVSTQLISCATDNVVLFWDTKPSKVHQIQDDKTKMPMGIPATFKYLDLTWKPLLRVTLAKSEPGGDHAPIKFSIQEKQKERLTVTGAKSEMKDIDLNKTASTSQKPTSGKEKTLHGVKTFMYVGTEDGEVVYVDWMPQKDQDSGKIQTPKPAFYHCLHDGPIVSMERSPFFKEVLLSVGGWTFALWKEGVSSGPILCPAASNVRLSCGMWSPTRPGVFFISKVDGTIDVWDLLDKTHEPTLTQSVSPTSISAIYPYQVTQKQQLIAVGDYTGTLHILEIPWSLRHPTANEVNAVSNYIEREVKRRAFVEERWNFREREKREQEAEVKRKIGIVGAMAPLTEEEIEMKQRLEYDQYLAEESAFLRQLGIIQEDEVLV; translated from the exons ATGGCTGAAAGTGAAAATACAGAAACACAAAAAACAGATTTGGTAGGTGAAGATAAAAATGTCAATGGAAATATGGAGAAAGAAATGACTCAAGTTGAAGATAAGGAAGAG GACAGTAGTCAGCGTGAAAAAAACATCTCAGCCAATGCTGATTCACCTCCAGAAactgataaaaaagaaaagaaagtcgtaaaaactaaag tcaaaGGTAAACCATCTAAAGATGATATTCAAGTGGAACAAACTCAGCCAGTCGCTGAATCAACTGAAGCTAATG CACTGCCTGAGAATGTCTTCCCTCTGTTCATGACCTCCAAGACTCAGGAGATATACAACTGCAAGTGTGATGAGGATGTCACCATTGAGAACCCATTTATAATGATTCCCAAAGCTGACATTTTGGAAGATATGAGAATGAGAGCAGCTGTTTGTGACTTTCATCCTTTTAAACAGGAAATCTTG gactatcCTGGGGAGGATATACTCATTATGTATGATTATGAATTCAAATATGGACAGAATTTTGTTGTTGCACTTACAGAGGAAGCTAAAGAGTTGTTATTGAAG TCAACAGAGGAAGATAAGACAGAAGCAGACAGTCAGGCTGCTGAAGAGGAGGATGACACTGTGTACCTATATGTACCACCAGAGTCTAAGGAGTGGGTGTCGCAAGGGAGtgaaaaagaaatagatgaagGAATATTAaaagaaggaagaagaaag TTGAAAGTTTCAGTGAAACGAATAAGAAAGGAATTTGGTGCAGctgttacatttgaagatagAAATGTCAGCGATGCTAAAGATGGTAGTGTTGATTGTCCTTCTTCTGAAGATCGTAGTTTTGCTGTAGCTCGCATTGAGTTGGACAAAGGTACTCAG gctatcCATGAAGTGACCTCTGAAGGTGTACAGACAAACTGGACCTACCCAAGGACAGCCACTGTACAGACATATCCTAGAGAGTTTACAGAGCAAGAAAAATTAGAATTGTATGACTCTGCATCCTGCAAACAGTTTGTTTTCTCTGCTGAATACAA TTTTCACCTGGCCCTACAGCAGAATGAGATCACCAGTGTCTTCTATATAGACTGGCACCATCTGGGAGATAGTGATGATACATTTGGAAGCAAAGCTGACAACCATATGAAg GAGTATCAGTCTTTCACAGACCTACAGTTTAGCAAAGATAAAGTCATTACTTGCATACAATGGCATCCAGTTATCAAAGGTGTTGTGGCAACAGCTGTTGCTGAAAAGCTGTCCTTTGACGAACGCATTGACCAATCAGCTAGAGTCATCATGACACCGTCTATAATCCTGATTTGGAGTTTCACTGATCCAATACACCCTCAG CTTATATTGGAAGCTCCAGATGACATCTACAGTTTTGCCTTCAATAACACAAATCCAAATTACATAGCTGGAGGCTGTTACAATGGGCAAATAATTCTTTGGGATATTACTAGTCATGCAGACAGGCTGAAACAGCAACGTGGtagtaacagaaataaaaagaggaCTGTTTTG ccaGGGTTTGAAGACCCCAATGCTCTGAAGACGCCAATCATACATTATTGTGCAGTATCCAGCATTGATCACAGTCACCGTGCACCAGTTACTGATATTCAATGGCTACCTGATCATATGCAG attacaaaaatgggagttcctcaagaaaatattacgaATGTGTCAACTCAGCTAATCAGCTGCGCCACTGACAA TGTGGTACTGTTTTGGGATACCAAACCATCTAAAGTACATCAAATACAGGATGACAAAACCAAGATGCCAATGGGAATACCTGCAACATTCAAATATTTAGACTTAACTTGGAAGCCTTTACTTCGA GTGACATTAGCTAAATCTGAACCAGGGGGAGATCATGCACCTATAAAGTTTTCAATACAAGAAAAACAGAAGGAAAGACTTACTG TTACTGGAGCCAAATCAGAAATGAAAGatattgatttaaataaaactgCAAGTACTTCTCAGAAACCAACTTCAGGAAAAGAGAAAACTCTTCATGGTGTGAAAACATTTATGTATGTTGGAACAGAG GATGGTGAAGTGGTGTATGTAGACTGGATGCCTCAAAAAGATCAAGACTCTGGTAAAATTCAAA CACCTAAACCAGCATTCTATCATTGTCTTCATGATGGACCTATTGTATCCATGGAGAGGTCACCTTTCTTTAAAGAAGTACTTCTCAGTGTTGGAGGTTGGACTTTTGCTTTATGGAAAGAAGGTGTTTCG AGTGGTCCTATATTGTGTCCAGCTGCATCAAATGTCCGATTGTCTTGTGGCATGTGGTCACCAACCAGGCCAGGcgttttctttatttctaaagtAGATGGAACCATTGATGTTTGGGACTTGCTGGACAAAACTCATGAGCCAACTCTGACTCAAAGTGTTTCACCAACATCCATCTCTGCCATCTATCCATACCAAGTCACAC aaaaacaacaacttatagcAGTTGGAGATTACACAGGAACTCTTCATATTTTGGAAATTCCTTGGAGTCTGAGACACCCTACAGCTAATGAG GTTAATGCTGTTTCAAATTACATTGAGAGAGAAGTGAAGAGAAGAGCGTTTGTGGAGGAGCGCTGGAATTttagggaaagagaaaaaagagaacaaGAAGCTGAGGTCAAAAGAAAAATTGGG ATTGTTGGTGCCATGGCTCCACTTACAGAAGAGgaaattgaaatgaaacaaaGACTTGAGTATGACCAATATCTAGCTGAGGAGAGTGCATTTCTCAGACAACTTGGCATCATTCAGGAGGATGAAGTTcttgtttga